One Glycine soja cultivar W05 chromosome 2, ASM419377v2, whole genome shotgun sequence genomic region harbors:
- the LOC114392807 gene encoding rust resistance kinase Lr10-like isoform X3 → MFSFQKIYLLLTVLFLLEKPVISKDRCREKCGRVHIEFPFYLRNNNLSHTTGHHPGFDLFCNDKDETVLELPAVPIKLFVKKIDYKSQQIQIYDPENCLPKVFLKLGIDPELISCTKVEDVLSVEWLDGEEIMIMNSILKWSKPNCNQCEAQGQKCKWKNGTQDETECFICPTNAIPTSTIVLIAAVGLMLFLLLVKALFYMYGYYKIKEEDQARIEKFLEDYAAMKPTRFTYADIKRITNGFSESLGEGAHGKVFKGMLSQQILVAVKILNDTVGDGKDFINEVGIIGKIHHINVVRLLGFCADGFHRALVYDFFPNGSLEKFLAPPDNNDVFLGWEKLQQIALGVATGIEYLHLGCDHRILHFDINPHNVLLDDHFLPIITDFGLAKLCPKNQSTVSMTAARGTLGYIAPEVFSRNFGNVSYKSDIYSYGMLLLEMVGGRKNTNMSAEEIFQVLYPEWIHNLLEGRDFQVTIEDEGDVQIAKKLAIVGLRCIQWNPRDRPSMKTVVQMLKGDGDDLIAPPTPFDITGSSRTNALVPIRRQNFELEVIHEIEE, encoded by the exons ATGTTTAGTTTTCAGAAAATTTATCTTCTATTGACAGTGTTATTTCTGCTAGAGAAGCCTGTCATAAGCAAGGATCGGTGCAGGGAGAAGTGTGGACGCGTTCATATTGAATTTCCATTTTACCTCAGAAATAACAATTTGAGTCACACCACTGGCCATCATCCTGGGTTCGATCTGTTTTGTAACGATAAAGATGAGACTGTGCTGGAGCTCCCTGCTGTtccaattaaattatttgtaaaaaaaatagattacaaGTCTCAGCAAATCCAAATTTATGACCCTGAAAATTGCCTTCCCAAGGTGTTCTTAAAACTCG GGATTGATCCTGAATTGATATCTTGCACCAAGGTGGAAGATGTTTTGTCCGTGGAGTGGTTGGATGGTGAGGAGATCATGATCATGAACTCTATCTTGAAATGGTCAAAACCCAACTGTAATCAGTGTGAAGCACAAGGCCAGAAATGTAAATGGAAGAATGGTACCCAAGATGAAACTGAATGTTTCATTTGCCCAACAAACGCCATTCCAACATCAACTATTGTACTCATTGCTGCAG TTGGTTTGATGCTTTTTCTGCTACTGGTTAAAGCTTTGTTCTACATGTATGGATATtataagataaaagaagaagaccAGGCTCGGATAGAGAAATTCTTGGAGGATTATGCGGCAATGAAACCTACTAGATTCACTTATGCTGACATTAAGAGAATCACAAATGGGTTTAGTGAAAGTTTAGGGGAAGGGGCACAtggaaaagtgttcaaaggaatGCTCTCCCAACAAATTCTTGTTGCTGTGAAGATTCTCAATGACACAGTTGGAGATGGGAAGGACTTCATAAATGAAGTGGGAATCATTGGAAAAATTCATCACATTAACGTTGTTCGCTTGCTTGGATTCTGCGCAGATGGATTCCACCGAGCTCTTGTCTATGATTTCTTCCCGAATGGTTCTCTTGAAAAGTTCTTAGCACCACCGGACAACAACGATGTTTTCCTCGGTTGGGAGAAATTGCAACAAATTGCTCTTGGTGTTGCCACAGGGATTGAGTATCTCCATCTTGGTTGTGATCATAGAATACTTCACTTCGACATCAATCCTCACAATGTTTTACTAGATGACCACTTCCTCCCCATAATCACGGATTTTGGACTTGCCAAGTTGTGTCCCAAAAATCAAAGCACGGTGTCTATGACCGCAGCAAGAGGAACGTTAGGGTACATTGCCcctgaagttttctcaagaaacttCGGTAACGTGTCTTACAAGTCTGACATTTACAGCTATGGAATGTTGTTGCTAGAGATGGTGGGAGGAAGAAAGAATACAAATATGTCAGCTGAGGAAATTTTCCAAGTTCTATACCCTGAATGGATCCATAATTTGCTGGAAGGTAGAGACTTTCAAGTTACTATTGAGGATGAGGGAGATGTTCAAATAGCAAAGAAACTGGCCATTGTAGGACTTAGGTGCATTCAGTGGAATCCAAGGGACCGCCCATCCATGAAAACTGTGGTACAAATGCTTAAAGGAGATGGAGATGATTTAATTGCACCTCCTACTCCTTTTGACATCACTGGTTCTTCTAGAACAAATGCTCTTGTTCCAATAAGACGTCAGAATTTCGAGTTGGAAGTTATTCATGAAATAGAAGAGTAA
- the LOC114392807 gene encoding rust resistance kinase Lr10-like isoform X1, whose protein sequence is MFSFQKIYLLLTVLFLLEKPVISKDRCREKCGRVHIEFPFYLRNNNLSHTTGHHPGFDLFCNDKDETVLELPAVPIKLFVKKIDYKSQQIQIYDPENCLPKVFLKLGNYSIYPFKFQSVLSEKYNVSFFFCNSILCPIWRLSNYPWIDPELISCTKVEDVLSVEWLDGEEIMIMNSILKWSKPNCNQCEAQGQKCKWKNGTQDETECFICPTNAIPTSTIVLIAAVGLMLFLLLVKALFYMYGYYKIKEEDQARIEKFLEDYAAMKPTRFTYADIKRITNGFSESLGEGAHGKVFKGMLSQQILVAVKILNDTVGDGKDFINEVGIIGKIHHINVVRLLGFCADGFHRALVYDFFPNGSLEKFLAPPDNNDVFLGWEKLQQIALGVATGIEYLHLGCDHRILHFDINPHNVLLDDHFLPIITDFGLAKLCPKNQSTVSMTAARGTLGYIAPEVFSRNFGNVSYKSDIYSYGMLLLEMVGGRKNTNMSAEEIFQVLYPEWIHNLLEGRDFQVTIEDEGDVQIAKKLAIVGLRCIQWNPRDRPSMKTVVQMLKGDGDDLIAPPTPFDITGSSRTNALVPIRRQNFELEVIHEIEE, encoded by the exons ATGTTTAGTTTTCAGAAAATTTATCTTCTATTGACAGTGTTATTTCTGCTAGAGAAGCCTGTCATAAGCAAGGATCGGTGCAGGGAGAAGTGTGGACGCGTTCATATTGAATTTCCATTTTACCTCAGAAATAACAATTTGAGTCACACCACTGGCCATCATCCTGGGTTCGATCTGTTTTGTAACGATAAAGATGAGACTGTGCTGGAGCTCCCTGCTGTtccaattaaattatttgtaaaaaaaatagattacaaGTCTCAGCAAATCCAAATTTATGACCCTGAAAATTGCCTTCCCAAGGTGTTCTTAAAACTCGGTAATTACTCTATTTATCCATTCAAATTCCAATCAGTTCTTTCGGAGAAGTATAatgtttccttcttcttttgcaATTCAATTTTGTGCCCGATTTGGCGACTATCTAACTATCCATGGATTGATCCTGAATTGATATCTTGCACCAAGGTGGAAGATGTTTTGTCCGTGGAGTGGTTGGATGGTGAGGAGATCATGATCATGAACTCTATCTTGAAATGGTCAAAACCCAACTGTAATCAGTGTGAAGCACAAGGCCAGAAATGTAAATGGAAGAATGGTACCCAAGATGAAACTGAATGTTTCATTTGCCCAACAAACGCCATTCCAACATCAACTATTGTACTCATTGCTGCAG TTGGTTTGATGCTTTTTCTGCTACTGGTTAAAGCTTTGTTCTACATGTATGGATATtataagataaaagaagaagaccAGGCTCGGATAGAGAAATTCTTGGAGGATTATGCGGCAATGAAACCTACTAGATTCACTTATGCTGACATTAAGAGAATCACAAATGGGTTTAGTGAAAGTTTAGGGGAAGGGGCACAtggaaaagtgttcaaaggaatGCTCTCCCAACAAATTCTTGTTGCTGTGAAGATTCTCAATGACACAGTTGGAGATGGGAAGGACTTCATAAATGAAGTGGGAATCATTGGAAAAATTCATCACATTAACGTTGTTCGCTTGCTTGGATTCTGCGCAGATGGATTCCACCGAGCTCTTGTCTATGATTTCTTCCCGAATGGTTCTCTTGAAAAGTTCTTAGCACCACCGGACAACAACGATGTTTTCCTCGGTTGGGAGAAATTGCAACAAATTGCTCTTGGTGTTGCCACAGGGATTGAGTATCTCCATCTTGGTTGTGATCATAGAATACTTCACTTCGACATCAATCCTCACAATGTTTTACTAGATGACCACTTCCTCCCCATAATCACGGATTTTGGACTTGCCAAGTTGTGTCCCAAAAATCAAAGCACGGTGTCTATGACCGCAGCAAGAGGAACGTTAGGGTACATTGCCcctgaagttttctcaagaaacttCGGTAACGTGTCTTACAAGTCTGACATTTACAGCTATGGAATGTTGTTGCTAGAGATGGTGGGAGGAAGAAAGAATACAAATATGTCAGCTGAGGAAATTTTCCAAGTTCTATACCCTGAATGGATCCATAATTTGCTGGAAGGTAGAGACTTTCAAGTTACTATTGAGGATGAGGGAGATGTTCAAATAGCAAAGAAACTGGCCATTGTAGGACTTAGGTGCATTCAGTGGAATCCAAGGGACCGCCCATCCATGAAAACTGTGGTACAAATGCTTAAAGGAGATGGAGATGATTTAATTGCACCTCCTACTCCTTTTGACATCACTGGTTCTTCTAGAACAAATGCTCTTGTTCCAATAAGACGTCAGAATTTCGAGTTGGAAGTTATTCATGAAATAGAAGAGTAA
- the LOC114392807 gene encoding rust resistance kinase Lr10-like isoform X2 yields MFSFQKIYLLLTVLFLLEKPVISKDRCREKCGRVHIEFPFYLRNNNLSHTTGHHPGFDLFCNDKDETVLELPAVPIKLFVKKIDYKSQQIQIYDPENCLPKVFLKLGNYSIYPFKFQSVLSEKYNVSFFFCNSILCPIWRLSNYPWIDPELISCTKVEDVLSVEWLDGEEIMIMNSILKWSKPNCNQCEAQGQKCKWKNGTQDETECFICPTNAIPTSTIVLIAAALFYMYGYYKIKEEDQARIEKFLEDYAAMKPTRFTYADIKRITNGFSESLGEGAHGKVFKGMLSQQILVAVKILNDTVGDGKDFINEVGIIGKIHHINVVRLLGFCADGFHRALVYDFFPNGSLEKFLAPPDNNDVFLGWEKLQQIALGVATGIEYLHLGCDHRILHFDINPHNVLLDDHFLPIITDFGLAKLCPKNQSTVSMTAARGTLGYIAPEVFSRNFGNVSYKSDIYSYGMLLLEMVGGRKNTNMSAEEIFQVLYPEWIHNLLEGRDFQVTIEDEGDVQIAKKLAIVGLRCIQWNPRDRPSMKTVVQMLKGDGDDLIAPPTPFDITGSSRTNALVPIRRQNFELEVIHEIEE; encoded by the exons ATGTTTAGTTTTCAGAAAATTTATCTTCTATTGACAGTGTTATTTCTGCTAGAGAAGCCTGTCATAAGCAAGGATCGGTGCAGGGAGAAGTGTGGACGCGTTCATATTGAATTTCCATTTTACCTCAGAAATAACAATTTGAGTCACACCACTGGCCATCATCCTGGGTTCGATCTGTTTTGTAACGATAAAGATGAGACTGTGCTGGAGCTCCCTGCTGTtccaattaaattatttgtaaaaaaaatagattacaaGTCTCAGCAAATCCAAATTTATGACCCTGAAAATTGCCTTCCCAAGGTGTTCTTAAAACTCGGTAATTACTCTATTTATCCATTCAAATTCCAATCAGTTCTTTCGGAGAAGTATAatgtttccttcttcttttgcaATTCAATTTTGTGCCCGATTTGGCGACTATCTAACTATCCATGGATTGATCCTGAATTGATATCTTGCACCAAGGTGGAAGATGTTTTGTCCGTGGAGTGGTTGGATGGTGAGGAGATCATGATCATGAACTCTATCTTGAAATGGTCAAAACCCAACTGTAATCAGTGTGAAGCACAAGGCCAGAAATGTAAATGGAAGAATGGTACCCAAGATGAAACTGAATGTTTCATTTGCCCAACAAACGCCATTCCAACATCAACTATTGTACTCATTGCTGCAG CTTTGTTCTACATGTATGGATATtataagataaaagaagaagaccAGGCTCGGATAGAGAAATTCTTGGAGGATTATGCGGCAATGAAACCTACTAGATTCACTTATGCTGACATTAAGAGAATCACAAATGGGTTTAGTGAAAGTTTAGGGGAAGGGGCACAtggaaaagtgttcaaaggaatGCTCTCCCAACAAATTCTTGTTGCTGTGAAGATTCTCAATGACACAGTTGGAGATGGGAAGGACTTCATAAATGAAGTGGGAATCATTGGAAAAATTCATCACATTAACGTTGTTCGCTTGCTTGGATTCTGCGCAGATGGATTCCACCGAGCTCTTGTCTATGATTTCTTCCCGAATGGTTCTCTTGAAAAGTTCTTAGCACCACCGGACAACAACGATGTTTTCCTCGGTTGGGAGAAATTGCAACAAATTGCTCTTGGTGTTGCCACAGGGATTGAGTATCTCCATCTTGGTTGTGATCATAGAATACTTCACTTCGACATCAATCCTCACAATGTTTTACTAGATGACCACTTCCTCCCCATAATCACGGATTTTGGACTTGCCAAGTTGTGTCCCAAAAATCAAAGCACGGTGTCTATGACCGCAGCAAGAGGAACGTTAGGGTACATTGCCcctgaagttttctcaagaaacttCGGTAACGTGTCTTACAAGTCTGACATTTACAGCTATGGAATGTTGTTGCTAGAGATGGTGGGAGGAAGAAAGAATACAAATATGTCAGCTGAGGAAATTTTCCAAGTTCTATACCCTGAATGGATCCATAATTTGCTGGAAGGTAGAGACTTTCAAGTTACTATTGAGGATGAGGGAGATGTTCAAATAGCAAAGAAACTGGCCATTGTAGGACTTAGGTGCATTCAGTGGAATCCAAGGGACCGCCCATCCATGAAAACTGTGGTACAAATGCTTAAAGGAGATGGAGATGATTTAATTGCACCTCCTACTCCTTTTGACATCACTGGTTCTTCTAGAACAAATGCTCTTGTTCCAATAAGACGTCAGAATTTCGAGTTGGAAGTTATTCATGAAATAGAAGAGTAA
- the LOC114392807 gene encoding rust resistance kinase Lr10-like isoform X4 — MIMNSILKWSKPNCNQCEAQGQKCKWKNGTQDETECFICPTNAIPTSTIVLIAAVGLMLFLLLVKALFYMYGYYKIKEEDQARIEKFLEDYAAMKPTRFTYADIKRITNGFSESLGEGAHGKVFKGMLSQQILVAVKILNDTVGDGKDFINEVGIIGKIHHINVVRLLGFCADGFHRALVYDFFPNGSLEKFLAPPDNNDVFLGWEKLQQIALGVATGIEYLHLGCDHRILHFDINPHNVLLDDHFLPIITDFGLAKLCPKNQSTVSMTAARGTLGYIAPEVFSRNFGNVSYKSDIYSYGMLLLEMVGGRKNTNMSAEEIFQVLYPEWIHNLLEGRDFQVTIEDEGDVQIAKKLAIVGLRCIQWNPRDRPSMKTVVQMLKGDGDDLIAPPTPFDITGSSRTNALVPIRRQNFELEVIHEIEE; from the exons ATGATCATGAACTCTATCTTGAAATGGTCAAAACCCAACTGTAATCAGTGTGAAGCACAAGGCCAGAAATGTAAATGGAAGAATGGTACCCAAGATGAAACTGAATGTTTCATTTGCCCAACAAACGCCATTCCAACATCAACTATTGTACTCATTGCTGCAG TTGGTTTGATGCTTTTTCTGCTACTGGTTAAAGCTTTGTTCTACATGTATGGATATtataagataaaagaagaagaccAGGCTCGGATAGAGAAATTCTTGGAGGATTATGCGGCAATGAAACCTACTAGATTCACTTATGCTGACATTAAGAGAATCACAAATGGGTTTAGTGAAAGTTTAGGGGAAGGGGCACAtggaaaagtgttcaaaggaatGCTCTCCCAACAAATTCTTGTTGCTGTGAAGATTCTCAATGACACAGTTGGAGATGGGAAGGACTTCATAAATGAAGTGGGAATCATTGGAAAAATTCATCACATTAACGTTGTTCGCTTGCTTGGATTCTGCGCAGATGGATTCCACCGAGCTCTTGTCTATGATTTCTTCCCGAATGGTTCTCTTGAAAAGTTCTTAGCACCACCGGACAACAACGATGTTTTCCTCGGTTGGGAGAAATTGCAACAAATTGCTCTTGGTGTTGCCACAGGGATTGAGTATCTCCATCTTGGTTGTGATCATAGAATACTTCACTTCGACATCAATCCTCACAATGTTTTACTAGATGACCACTTCCTCCCCATAATCACGGATTTTGGACTTGCCAAGTTGTGTCCCAAAAATCAAAGCACGGTGTCTATGACCGCAGCAAGAGGAACGTTAGGGTACATTGCCcctgaagttttctcaagaaacttCGGTAACGTGTCTTACAAGTCTGACATTTACAGCTATGGAATGTTGTTGCTAGAGATGGTGGGAGGAAGAAAGAATACAAATATGTCAGCTGAGGAAATTTTCCAAGTTCTATACCCTGAATGGATCCATAATTTGCTGGAAGGTAGAGACTTTCAAGTTACTATTGAGGATGAGGGAGATGTTCAAATAGCAAAGAAACTGGCCATTGTAGGACTTAGGTGCATTCAGTGGAATCCAAGGGACCGCCCATCCATGAAAACTGTGGTACAAATGCTTAAAGGAGATGGAGATGATTTAATTGCACCTCCTACTCCTTTTGACATCACTGGTTCTTCTAGAACAAATGCTCTTGTTCCAATAAGACGTCAGAATTTCGAGTTGGAAGTTATTCATGAAATAGAAGAGTAA